From the genome of Thermoflexus hugenholtzii, one region includes:
- a CDS encoding BMP family ABC transporter substrate-binding protein, with translation MRTWIRIAALGLILMGSCLSRPATPRPSLTSVIVLMEGVGGDRGPFDFAAAGVGAFQRSEGVSVPLIAMGYDPLSWERMIREAVRDPNHRLFLIGMEGPARLGLEMARIFPGKRFVLLGLPPEQAIPPNVLAISFDEWEMGWVAGYIAGRWADPARTRQPIGALIGPGAEALWEGYACGARAAGTPPEALRVETVASDRDPIAGFEAALRLYAQGVPIAAGLAGGSSAGLFEAAGALRRYAIGVGADWYDRYAAMRSSAMEALLGSVTPAVDEVVRRTLRQSRRGELPFGIHRTLGWQAGGIAWRGSPAFFHRAPRELQQALRERALQPTPCPTP, from the coding sequence ATGAGGACGTGGATCCGGATCGCCGCCCTCGGGCTGATCCTGATGGGGAGCTGCCTCTCCCGCCCTGCAACCCCGCGGCCCTCGCTGACCTCCGTGATCGTCCTGATGGAAGGAGTGGGAGGAGATCGCGGACCCTTCGACTTCGCCGCCGCCGGCGTGGGCGCCTTTCAGCGCAGCGAGGGTGTGAGCGTCCCCCTGATCGCCATGGGATACGATCCCCTTTCCTGGGAACGGATGATCCGTGAGGCCGTGCGGGATCCGAACCATCGTCTGTTCCTCATCGGCATGGAGGGGCCTGCCCGCCTGGGCCTGGAGATGGCGCGGATCTTCCCGGGGAAGCGGTTCGTCCTCCTCGGCCTGCCGCCAGAGCAAGCCATCCCGCCCAACGTCCTCGCGATTTCCTTCGATGAATGGGAGATGGGCTGGGTGGCCGGCTACATCGCCGGTCGGTGGGCGGATCCGGCGCGGACGCGCCAGCCCATCGGCGCGCTGATCGGCCCGGGGGCGGAGGCGCTGTGGGAGGGCTACGCGTGCGGCGCGCGGGCGGCCGGGACGCCGCCGGAGGCCCTGCGGGTCGAGACCGTGGCCTCGGATCGGGACCCTATCGCCGGATTCGAGGCGGCCCTGCGCCTGTATGCGCAGGGGGTCCCCATCGCGGCGGGGCTGGCGGGGGGGAGCAGCGCCGGCCTCTTCGAGGCGGCGGGCGCCCTGCGGCGATACGCCATCGGCGTCGGCGCGGACTGGTATGACCGGTATGCGGCCATGCGCTCCTCGGCGATGGAGGCCCTGCTCGGCTCCGTCACCCCGGCGGTCGATGAGGTCGTGCGGCGGACGCTGCGTCAGAGCCGGCGCGGGGAGCTCCCCTTCGGGATCCATCGGACCCTGGGGTGGCAGGCGGGCGGGATCGCCTGGCGAGGGAGCCCGGCCTTCTTCCATCGAGCCCCCCGGGAGCTCCAGCAGGCCCTGCGGGAGCG